One genomic segment of Vibrio nitrifigilis includes these proteins:
- a CDS encoding exonuclease domain-containing protein gives MRFGLNLDSYHHLAKQKKEFVKRYSDQKEDPLLKPYFEQVLPSRKQDVRELKLLVLDFETTGFDPMNDSVLSMGWVEVSHRCIQLTSARHLFVRNHTPVKVESVKVHHIVPEKLNSEGIGIDEAFGQLLEAMAGKVVVAHGCVIERRFLAHYIQSRFGLPELPVIWLDTLKIEQKRQDFHKGDPDVRLAVVRRRYGLPAYLAHHALVDALSTAEVYLAQIHALFNQDKAPLEVMMKLSQ, from the coding sequence ATGCGGTTTGGACTAAATCTCGATAGTTATCATCATTTGGCTAAGCAGAAAAAGGAATTTGTTAAGCGATACAGCGATCAAAAAGAGGACCCATTATTAAAGCCGTACTTTGAGCAGGTATTGCCGAGTCGGAAACAGGATGTTCGTGAGCTAAAACTGCTAGTTTTGGACTTTGAAACCACAGGATTTGATCCGATGAATGATTCTGTGTTGAGTATGGGGTGGGTCGAAGTGTCTCATCGTTGTATTCAACTGACTTCGGCCAGGCACCTGTTTGTGCGTAACCATACTCCGGTGAAGGTTGAATCGGTTAAAGTGCATCATATTGTTCCAGAAAAGCTCAATTCAGAAGGTATCGGTATCGATGAGGCTTTTGGTCAACTCCTAGAGGCGATGGCGGGGAAGGTAGTGGTGGCACACGGTTGTGTCATAGAAAGACGTTTTCTTGCGCATTATATTCAGTCTCGTTTTGGACTTCCTGAACTGCCAGTTATTTGGTTAGATACCTTAAAAATTGAGCAAAAGCGGCAAGATTTTCACAAAGGCGATCCCGATGTGAGATTGGCTGTGGTGAGGCGTCGTTATGGGCTACCCGCTTATTTAGCGCATCATGCATTAGTCGATGCATTATCTACAGCAGAAGTGTACCTCGCGCAGATACACGCATTATTCAATCAAGATAAAGCCCCGCTTGAAGTGATGATGAAATTGTCACAATAA
- a CDS encoding GtrA family protein, whose amino-acid sequence MMKRLSQVNALICTNLQQKMRFIMVGGFNTAVSYLSFVAIYQQINNYILASILAYCIGVLCSFLLNRGFVFNSKSESGQFIPFVIVNLASLGASTLSLFLLVSELHLNAYLGQFFSIFVSMTMNYLGYQRIFKQGVSMNTIVGSALNENKPWNIYTIIRVLILLVCAAVTVHNAYTSVLVNIAHDALPYMADYTGKFTSEGRWINFALFEFSRSMNAQLANAICYLFIGIFGYNVSMALKKDKWLALLFAMTVMNIPYFTMLFKWPMTLYPGCIMLALFSYYRERISVAKMLLLSGILLFATYPAFYFVMPLIYLAQLKQSSFKEWIVFMLWWAAGYVLGYAVANGLIYLYTGLVEGNAHFMQMATWRKENPVHGLASLVANFDRSLDDFVRNAKFIAELSAWFYLPALVIALLTVKDNVKYYLTVVAVIISIYASVIVLGVHVPLRSGITLPLGIAMVVFLVKTPWLRYVNILLLLIPLAFQTYTYNTRYNATRIVMAQVIEYNDVHDYIDDTAQYDHVVATVDKEKMSQWMTQHTGSKQFKNLANLEYHMIRPYFYKVGIPDKDIDVKYIKQSDAVKGETKVKIKDRTLYVDFY is encoded by the coding sequence ATGATGAAACGTCTCAGTCAAGTTAATGCGTTAATTTGTACGAACCTACAGCAAAAGATGCGCTTTATTATGGTCGGCGGTTTTAATACCGCCGTCTCTTATCTCTCTTTTGTTGCTATTTACCAACAAATTAATAATTATATTTTGGCTTCCATACTCGCTTACTGTATCGGTGTTTTATGCAGTTTTTTATTAAATCGAGGTTTCGTATTTAATAGTAAAAGTGAGTCTGGCCAATTTATTCCGTTTGTGATTGTCAATTTAGCCTCATTAGGGGCTAGTACACTAAGTCTGTTTTTACTTGTTTCGGAATTGCACCTTAATGCTTACCTAGGTCAATTCTTTAGTATCTTCGTTTCGATGACGATGAATTATCTGGGCTACCAACGAATATTTAAACAAGGGGTGAGTATGAATACTATCGTTGGCTCTGCACTAAATGAAAATAAGCCTTGGAATATCTATACGATTATTCGAGTACTTATTTTGCTTGTATGTGCTGCTGTAACTGTTCATAACGCCTACACCTCGGTGTTGGTCAATATCGCTCATGACGCGCTACCTTATATGGCCGACTACACAGGTAAGTTTACTTCTGAAGGTCGGTGGATAAACTTTGCACTTTTTGAATTTAGCCGTTCGATGAACGCGCAACTGGCCAATGCTATCTGTTATTTATTCATTGGTATTTTTGGTTATAACGTGTCAATGGCGCTGAAAAAAGACAAATGGCTAGCACTGCTTTTTGCCATGACAGTCATGAACATTCCATATTTCACTATGCTGTTCAAATGGCCAATGACGCTCTATCCAGGCTGTATTATGCTGGCACTCTTCAGCTATTACCGAGAACGTATTTCTGTCGCTAAAATGCTGCTTCTGTCTGGTATATTGTTGTTTGCTACCTACCCAGCGTTTTATTTTGTCATGCCTTTGATTTATCTAGCACAGCTAAAACAGAGCAGCTTCAAAGAATGGATAGTCTTCATGCTCTGGTGGGCAGCAGGCTACGTATTAGGGTATGCAGTTGCTAACGGTTTAATTTACCTATATACCGGATTAGTTGAAGGCAACGCGCATTTTATGCAGATGGCAACATGGCGCAAAGAAAATCCAGTACATGGTTTAGCTTCATTAGTCGCTAACTTTGATCGAAGCTTAGATGACTTTGTCCGTAACGCGAAGTTTATTGCAGAACTCAGCGCTTGGTTCTATTTACCAGCGTTGGTGATTGCCCTACTGACGGTGAAAGACAATGTGAAATACTACCTCACTGTAGTCGCCGTCATTATTTCTATATATGCCAGTGTTATCGTGTTAGGGGTTCATGTTCCGCTACGTTCGGGGATCACATTACCTTTAGGTATCGCGATGGTGGTATTTTTGGTCAAAACACCTTGGTTACGCTATGTGAATATTTTGCTATTGCTTATTCCTCTAGCATTCCAAACCTACACCTACAACACTCGCTACAACGCCACTAGGATTGTGATGGCGCAAGTCATCGAATATAACGATGTCCATGATTATATCGATGATACCGCTCAGTATGATCATGTAGTCGCCACTGTTGATAAAGAAAAAATGAGCCAATGGATGACCCAACATACTGGTTCTAAGCAATTTAAAAACTTGGCGAATTTGGAATACCATATGATTCGCCCTTATTTCTATAAAGTGGGGATTCCAGACAAAGATATTGATGTGAAATACATTAAACAATCGGATGCGGTAAAAGGCGAAACCAAAGTCAAAATCAAAGATCGAACGTTATATGTAGATTTCTATTAA
- a CDS encoding glycosyltransferase family 2 protein, which translates to MNKTVSIVVPCYNESEVIDYTVEELLNLANSIDGYDLELLFVNDGSADDTEAKLLKHSKQHSNVHLISFSRNFGHQPAVSAGIQAASGDAVVLIDADLQDPPHLIKDMIDLWQKGYDVVYGTRESREGESPFKLASAKWFYRILNYLSEVPIPLDTGDFRLMDRQVVDQLNAMPEKNRFIRGMVSWIGFNQTSIRYQRNPRFAGETKYPLRKMLKFGLDGILSFSVKPLKLSIFMGFTSSAIAILMLFYTVYVRLATDHWQSGWASMLVAMLFIGGVQLISIGILGEYIARIYNESKNRPLYIVKKNVGKERDDETSQSS; encoded by the coding sequence ATGAATAAAACGGTATCGATTGTCGTGCCTTGCTATAACGAAAGCGAGGTGATCGACTACACAGTAGAAGAGTTACTTAACCTAGCAAATAGTATCGATGGATATGACCTAGAACTGCTGTTTGTTAATGACGGCAGCGCCGATGATACAGAAGCAAAATTGTTGAAACACAGTAAACAGCACAGTAATGTTCACCTCATTTCATTTTCTCGAAACTTTGGCCACCAGCCAGCAGTCAGTGCGGGTATTCAAGCAGCCAGTGGAGATGCGGTCGTATTAATTGATGCTGATTTGCAAGATCCACCACACTTAATTAAAGACATGATCGATTTGTGGCAAAAAGGCTACGATGTGGTTTATGGTACGCGTGAATCTCGTGAAGGGGAATCTCCTTTTAAATTGGCTTCAGCCAAATGGTTCTACCGAATTCTGAATTACCTATCAGAGGTGCCGATTCCTCTTGATACTGGTGATTTTCGCTTGATGGACCGCCAAGTCGTTGATCAGCTTAATGCGATGCCAGAAAAAAACCGCTTCATCCGCGGTATGGTAAGTTGGATTGGTTTCAATCAAACCTCAATTCGTTATCAGCGTAACCCGCGCTTTGCTGGTGAAACGAAATACCCATTACGCAAAATGCTAAAATTTGGGTTAGATGGCATTTTATCTTTCTCAGTTAAGCCATTAAAGCTCTCTATTTTCATGGGCTTTACGTCATCGGCTATCGCCATTTTAATGTTGTTCTATACCGTTTACGTGCGTTTGGCGACTGATCATTGGCAATCAGGTTGGGCATCGATGCTCGTGGCAATGCTCTTTATTGGCGGGGTTCAACTGATTTCAATTGGTATTCTTGGTGAATACATTGCACGAATTTACAATGAGTCGAAAAATCGTCCACTGTATATTGTGAAGAAAAATGTAGGTAAAGAGCGCGATGATGAAACGTCTCAGTCAAGTTAA
- the glgX gene encoding glycogen debranching protein GlgX — MNNMVSRPYPLGATLNNSGCNFAVYAPASRDIVLALFASDGSYTTHSFPSDYAGIKHIFVPDIKAGQHYGFIIQSSGQSHYISDPYAKALSGPLTYEPPFNSEESFTLPKCIVVNDQFDWQQTTSPHYARDEMILFETHVKGTTQLNPELTESQRGTYLGLISPSMLEFYHEQHITTLQLLPIAACMHEPHLLETGKVNYWGYNPYAFMAPDPRYADNDAVTEFKTVVRELHKAGIEVILDVVYNHTAEGGENGPVFNLKALDPRYYLIHGPHFANFTGCGNTVNLSYQASLNLVMDTLRYWVEHYHVDGFRFDLAATLGRNGDNFSPEAAFFKAVAQDPILKDIKLIAEPWDIGPNGYQVGNFPFGWNETNDKLRDIARSFWRGDSGYLKEFATRIMGSRDLYSASNWPFKLTVNYITYHDGFTLQDLVSYKHKHNNANGEQNRDGHGDNRSDNYGVEGETTNVTIRSKREKQKRNMIASLLFAFGIPHILTADLLSHSQGGNNNAYCQDNEISWLDWQLTPTKQAFKRWVGKLVEARQTYMVPFIRAFSGESRNHNRVFWRRVDGELMEMDDWDKLSCVALHLGIGDNGDELLYLINQTRAPARFTLPHDKIQQWTIICDTNDIHNHKPTTAEKERLQLPVSMSILYYHPSKK, encoded by the coding sequence ATGAATAACATGGTCTCACGTCCATACCCGCTTGGGGCGACTTTGAATAATAGCGGATGTAACTTTGCAGTGTACGCTCCGGCTAGCCGTGATATTGTGTTAGCCTTGTTTGCCTCTGACGGTAGCTACACAACTCACTCTTTTCCTAGCGACTATGCTGGGATCAAACATATTTTTGTTCCTGATATAAAAGCAGGGCAACACTATGGGTTTATTATTCAATCAAGCGGCCAATCTCATTATATTTCAGATCCTTACGCTAAAGCATTATCAGGCCCATTAACTTACGAACCACCATTTAATAGTGAAGAAAGCTTTACACTCCCTAAATGTATTGTCGTAAATGATCAATTTGATTGGCAGCAAACAACATCACCACACTATGCTCGTGATGAAATGATTCTGTTTGAAACGCACGTAAAAGGAACAACACAGCTTAATCCTGAGTTAACCGAATCACAACGGGGAACATACCTAGGCTTGATTAGCCCATCTATGCTCGAATTTTACCATGAGCAACATATTACCACCCTCCAACTACTGCCCATTGCAGCCTGTATGCATGAACCCCACTTGTTAGAAACCGGCAAAGTGAATTATTGGGGATACAATCCATACGCATTTATGGCTCCAGATCCTCGCTATGCCGATAACGACGCTGTCACTGAATTTAAAACCGTTGTTCGAGAGCTTCATAAAGCGGGCATCGAAGTGATATTAGACGTGGTGTACAACCATACCGCTGAAGGCGGGGAAAACGGGCCGGTATTTAATTTAAAAGCCCTTGATCCAAGATATTACCTGATCCACGGCCCCCACTTTGCCAACTTTACTGGCTGTGGTAATACGGTGAATTTGTCCTATCAAGCTTCACTGAATCTCGTGATGGATACGTTACGGTATTGGGTAGAACATTATCATGTGGATGGGTTTCGGTTTGATCTAGCGGCAACATTAGGTCGCAATGGCGATAACTTTAGCCCTGAAGCGGCTTTTTTCAAAGCCGTGGCTCAAGACCCAATATTGAAAGACATTAAGCTCATTGCAGAACCATGGGACATTGGGCCTAATGGTTATCAGGTCGGTAACTTTCCATTTGGTTGGAATGAAACCAATGATAAATTACGCGATATTGCACGTAGTTTCTGGCGTGGTGATTCCGGCTATTTAAAAGAGTTTGCCACCCGAATCATGGGATCACGCGATCTTTATAGCGCCTCTAACTGGCCGTTTAAATTAACCGTCAACTACATCACCTACCATGATGGATTTACATTACAAGATTTGGTCTCTTATAAGCACAAACATAACAATGCTAATGGAGAACAAAACCGAGATGGCCATGGTGATAACCGTTCTGATAACTATGGTGTAGAAGGTGAAACAACCAATGTCACCATCCGTAGTAAACGAGAAAAACAAAAACGGAACATGATCGCTAGCCTACTATTCGCATTTGGTATTCCACATATTCTCACTGCAGACCTTCTTTCTCATTCCCAAGGAGGAAACAACAACGCCTATTGCCAAGATAATGAAATCAGTTGGTTAGATTGGCAACTGACGCCCACAAAGCAAGCATTTAAGCGGTGGGTTGGTAAGCTGGTCGAGGCAAGACAAACCTATATGGTGCCTTTTATTCGCGCATTTAGCGGCGAAAGCCGTAATCATAACCGAGTATTTTGGCGTCGAGTTGATGGCGAATTAATGGAAATGGATGATTGGGACAAATTATCATGCGTCGCATTACATTTAGGCATTGGTGATAATGGCGACGAGTTACTCTATTTAATAAACCAAACCCGCGCACCAGCACGATTTACACTGCCTCATGATAAAATACAACAGTGGACAATTATTTGCGACACAAATGATATTCACAATCATAAACCGACTACTGCAGAAAAAGAGCGGTTACAGCTCCCCGTTTCCATGTCAATATTGTATTATCACCCATCAAAAAAATGA
- a CDS encoding tetratricopeptide repeat protein — translation MNTIGIAIGVLGVSLILIFVWMITLSMRRRRMEAEKVAKEEAYRKALQRMRDQEHKERLFKAESGHVPTMLHLAKEAERKNYKEALFWYEKAALMDNLNGMYGLVRICRRMQEDLILREKLKFWELYIKAIEGDTHAKLEAGKLLVYGRGTEINVTKGLQLIHAAAENRLIEAMIFLGDWATSKDNISQSPSDSTYWYYKAAKLDDKVGMMKLGLNYLHGIGVSIEHRKACYWLERSAEQGNAEAMYYAGDAWMDYGVNGNAISYIWLFLSAYFGFEPAAVLRDNVGTKIGVDSVVGLQSLAKPLQKKISTNSVHKHSIIRALNKLYKRPIPIPHKGEEVDDGEIVEAPSRDVIEELEDNVEVPFEPTDEAELVPEKAKPQSQVSPAPSPDLGHYEEHFEPAPKISLDYTQKRF, via the coding sequence ATGAATACCATTGGGATTGCCATTGGTGTGCTGGGTGTTTCGCTCATTCTTATTTTCGTTTGGATGATTACGCTATCAATGCGTCGCCGCCGAATGGAAGCTGAAAAAGTAGCGAAAGAGGAAGCATATCGAAAAGCACTGCAACGCATGCGAGATCAGGAACATAAAGAGCGTTTGTTTAAAGCGGAGTCTGGTCATGTGCCTACCATGCTACATTTGGCAAAGGAAGCTGAACGGAAAAATTATAAGGAAGCTTTGTTTTGGTATGAAAAAGCGGCGCTAATGGACAACCTTAACGGTATGTATGGTTTAGTTCGTATTTGTCGCCGTATGCAAGAAGACTTGATTTTACGTGAGAAACTCAAATTTTGGGAACTCTATATAAAAGCGATAGAGGGAGATACTCATGCAAAATTGGAAGCGGGTAAATTATTGGTTTATGGCCGTGGTACTGAAATTAATGTCACAAAAGGTTTGCAGCTAATTCATGCTGCTGCAGAGAATCGCCTTATCGAAGCGATGATTTTCTTAGGTGATTGGGCGACATCCAAAGACAATATTTCACAGTCTCCTAGTGACTCTACTTATTGGTATTACAAAGCCGCGAAACTTGACGACAAAGTTGGAATGATGAAGCTAGGGCTCAATTACTTGCATGGAATTGGGGTGTCTATCGAACATCGTAAAGCCTGTTATTGGTTAGAGCGTTCTGCAGAGCAAGGTAATGCTGAAGCGATGTATTACGCTGGTGATGCTTGGATGGATTACGGGGTCAATGGGAACGCTATTTCTTATATATGGCTCTTTTTGTCGGCATACTTTGGGTTTGAACCAGCGGCAGTATTACGTGATAATGTGGGGACAAAAATTGGTGTTGATTCTGTCGTCGGGCTTCAATCTCTAGCGAAACCACTCCAGAAAAAAATCTCGACCAATTCGGTTCACAAACATTCCATTATTCGTGCCTTAAATAAACTCTATAAACGACCAATTCCCATTCCACATAAGGGAGAAGAGGTTGATGATGGAGAAATTGTTGAAGCGCCAAGCCGTGATGTTATAGAAGAACTCGAAGACAATGTTGAAGTGCCTTTTGAGCCTACTGATGAAGCAGAATTGGTTCCAGAAAAGGCAAAACCGCAGTCTCAAGTGTCACCAGCGCCGTCTCCAGATTTAGGGCACTATGAAGAACACTTTGAGCCGGCCCCTAAAATCTCGCTTGATTACACTCAGAAACGTTTTTAA
- the sstT gene encoding serine/threonine transporter SstT gives MQSNNIISRFARGNLVLQILAGIILGIIVANVAPDFAKSVGLLGSLFVGALKAVAPVLVFVLVAASIANQNKNKSTYMRPIVVLYLVGTFAAALTAVVMSFLFPTELALVSGAQGTTPPQGITEVLQTLLFKLVDNPVSALMNANYIGILAWAIGLGLALNHASDSTKGLFEDLSHGVSQIVRFIIRLAPFGIFGLVSSTFATTGFEALVGYLHILVVLLGSMLIIALVVNPLIVFIKTGSNPYPLIFKCLYRSGVTAFFTRSSAANIPVNMNLCEELELDEDTYSVSIPLGATINMGGAAITITILTLAAVNTLGIHVDLLTALLLSLVAAVSACGASGVAGGSLLLIPLACSLFGISNDVAMQVVGVGFIIGVLQDSAETALNSSTDVVFTAAVCQSKQKKQYELAED, from the coding sequence ATGCAAAGCAACAATATAATAAGTCGTTTTGCGCGAGGTAATCTGGTTCTACAAATCTTGGCAGGTATCATTCTTGGTATCATAGTCGCCAATGTAGCGCCTGACTTCGCGAAAAGCGTCGGTTTACTTGGGAGTCTATTCGTCGGCGCATTAAAAGCCGTTGCTCCAGTTCTCGTGTTTGTGTTGGTCGCAGCCTCTATTGCGAATCAAAATAAAAACAAAAGCACCTACATGCGACCAATCGTCGTGCTTTACTTAGTTGGCACTTTTGCTGCGGCTTTAACAGCGGTAGTTATGAGCTTCCTTTTCCCAACTGAGCTAGCACTAGTTTCAGGTGCTCAAGGTACAACACCACCTCAGGGCATCACAGAAGTTCTCCAAACCCTATTATTTAAACTGGTTGATAACCCAGTTAGCGCTCTCATGAATGCTAACTATATCGGCATTCTTGCGTGGGCGATTGGTTTAGGTTTAGCGTTAAACCATGCATCGGACAGCACCAAAGGTTTGTTTGAAGATTTAAGCCACGGCGTATCGCAAATTGTTCGCTTCATTATTCGACTTGCACCATTTGGTATTTTCGGTCTTGTATCTTCAACATTTGCCACCACTGGTTTTGAAGCCTTAGTCGGCTATTTACACATTCTCGTAGTGTTACTTGGTTCAATGTTAATTATTGCATTAGTGGTTAACCCATTAATCGTATTCATTAAAACAGGTAGTAACCCATATCCACTGATCTTCAAATGTTTATATCGTAGTGGTGTGACTGCATTCTTTACCCGTTCAAGTGCAGCCAATATCCCAGTTAATATGAACCTTTGTGAAGAATTAGAATTGGATGAAGATACTTATTCAGTTTCAATTCCTCTTGGTGCGACCATTAATATGGGTGGTGCGGCGATCACTATCACCATTTTAACTCTTGCTGCAGTTAATACGCTTGGCATACACGTCGATTTGTTGACGGCTCTACTACTCAGCCTCGTTGCTGCCGTGTCTGCATGTGGCGCATCTGGTGTCGCTGGTGGTTCATTACTACTTATTCCACTAGCATGTAGCCTATTTGGTATTTCTAATGATGTGGCAATGCAAGTCGTTGGCGTTGGTTTCATTATCGGTGTACTACAAGATTCAGCAGAAACGGCGTTGAACAGCTCAACGGATGTCGTCTTCACTGCTGCTGTATGTCAGAGTAAGCAAAAGAAGCAGTATGAATTAGCAGAAGACTAA
- a CDS encoding copper chaperone PCu(A)C encodes MKSLIILLSGLFIAQSAIASADIEVIHPYVQVSKPNELSAPVYAQIVNNSNKDRVLVSATSTAATKTELYDQVSRGGTDSDRKAPFFTIPAQNTLQLSQDTSYIQLIGLVKPLEKNKHIQLTLNFKNGEQLTLRVPITIVVTDIMHQKAKMDQ; translated from the coding sequence ATGAAATCACTGATAATTTTACTCTCTGGACTATTTATCGCTCAATCAGCCATTGCTAGCGCTGATATTGAAGTGATTCACCCTTATGTTCAAGTATCAAAACCTAACGAACTCAGCGCTCCTGTCTATGCTCAGATCGTCAATAACTCAAATAAAGATCGCGTTTTAGTTAGCGCCACATCAACCGCAGCGACAAAGACAGAGTTATATGACCAAGTTTCTCGTGGCGGCACAGACAGTGATCGCAAAGCACCATTCTTTACTATTCCAGCACAAAACACGTTGCAACTATCTCAAGATACTAGCTATATCCAATTGATTGGCTTAGTCAAACCTCTAGAAAAGAACAAACACATTCAGTTAACACTCAATTTTAAAAATGGAGAACAACTCACTCTTCGAGTTCCTATCACAATTGTGGTTACCGATATCATGCATCAAAAAGCAAAAATGGATCAGTGA
- a CDS encoding DUF368 domain-containing protein: MNYLSTYLKGIAMGAADVVPGVSGGTIAFITGVYDTLLESIRRINPSLWGIWRKEGFKAVCQHINLFFLMSLFAGILTSILTLAKLISWLLVSHPIPTWSFFFGLILVSVYHMLKQVDQKQIPQWIFLCVGIAIAYSITVVKPISMEPSGINILIAGAIAICAMILPGISGSFILLLLGMYAPILGAIKGMQLDVIGLFAVGCLVGILSFSHLLSWLLKKHRDTTLMFLTGLMLGTLPKIWPWKETVSWRVNSHGEKVPLLQNNLSPSHFESVTSQPAQLLLAVILMLCAIAVVLGLEKFAKQDDDDIAK; encoded by the coding sequence ATGAATTACTTAAGCACATATTTGAAAGGCATCGCAATGGGTGCTGCTGATGTTGTTCCTGGCGTTTCTGGCGGTACAATCGCATTTATCACTGGGGTTTACGATACCTTGTTAGAGAGTATTCGACGCATCAACCCGAGTCTTTGGGGAATTTGGCGTAAAGAAGGGTTTAAAGCCGTTTGTCAGCATATTAACTTATTCTTTTTAATGTCTTTATTTGCTGGAATTCTTACAAGCATTTTGACACTAGCCAAACTGATATCCTGGTTGCTGGTCAGTCATCCCATTCCTACTTGGTCTTTCTTTTTTGGTTTAATTTTGGTTTCTGTGTACCACATGCTCAAACAAGTTGACCAAAAACAAATACCACAGTGGATCTTTCTCTGTGTAGGTATTGCGATCGCTTATAGCATTACTGTCGTCAAGCCTATATCTATGGAGCCATCGGGTATCAACATACTGATAGCTGGTGCGATTGCTATTTGCGCGATGATATTACCCGGCATTTCAGGTAGTTTCATTTTATTATTGCTGGGGATGTATGCGCCCATTCTTGGCGCGATAAAAGGAATGCAATTAGACGTTATCGGTTTATTTGCCGTTGGCTGCCTTGTCGGTATTTTAAGCTTTTCACATTTACTGTCTTGGTTACTTAAAAAGCACCGAGATACAACGCTCATGTTTCTAACAGGCCTGATGCTCGGCACATTGCCTAAAATTTGGCCATGGAAAGAGACAGTAAGCTGGCGCGTTAACTCACATGGTGAAAAAGTACCGCTGTTGCAAAACAACCTATCACCCTCTCATTTTGAGTCTGTGACATCACAACCTGCTCAACTTCTGTTAGCTGTTATTCTAATGCTCTGCGCCATCGCTGTTGTTCTTGGATTGGAAAAATTTGCCAAGCAAGACGATGACGATATAGCCAAATGA